In the Streptomyces sp. BHT-5-2 genome, one interval contains:
- the lpdA gene encoding dihydrolipoyl dehydrogenase: protein MANDASTVFDLVILGGGSGGYAAALRGAQLGLDVALIEKGKVGGTCLHNGCIPTKALLHAGEIADQARESEQFGVKATFEGIDIDAVHKYKDEVISGLYKGLQGLIASRKVTYIEGEGRLSSPTSVAVDGRQVQGRHVLLATGSVPKSLPGLEIDGNRIISSDHALTLDRVPKSAIILGGGVIGVEFASAWKSFGTDVTVVEGLKHLVPVEDENSSKLLERAFRKRGIKFNLGTFFDKAEYTADGVKVTLADGKTFEAEVLLVAIGRGPVSAGLGYEEQGVAMDRGYVLVDEYMQTNVPTISAVGDLVPTLQLAHVGFAEGMLVAERLAGQKVVPIDYDGVPRVTYCHPEVASVGITEAKAKELYGADKVVALKYNLAGNGKSKILKTAGEIKLVQVKDGAVVGVHMVGDRMGEQVGEAQLVYNWEALPAEVAQLIHAHPTQNEALGEAHLALAGKPLHSHD from the coding sequence GTGGCGAACGACGCCAGCACCGTTTTCGACCTAGTGATCCTCGGTGGCGGCAGCGGCGGTTACGCCGCCGCTCTGCGCGGGGCGCAGCTGGGTCTCGACGTCGCCCTGATCGAGAAGGGCAAGGTCGGCGGCACCTGCCTGCACAACGGCTGCATCCCCACGAAGGCTCTGCTGCACGCCGGCGAGATCGCGGACCAGGCTCGTGAGAGCGAGCAGTTCGGTGTCAAGGCCACCTTCGAGGGCATCGACATCGACGCGGTCCACAAGTACAAGGACGAGGTCATCTCGGGCCTGTACAAGGGCCTGCAGGGTCTGATCGCCTCGCGCAAGGTGACCTACATCGAGGGCGAGGGCCGGCTGTCCTCCCCGACCTCGGTCGCGGTCGACGGCCGGCAGGTCCAGGGCCGTCACGTCCTGCTCGCGACCGGCTCCGTGCCGAAGTCGCTGCCGGGCCTGGAGATCGACGGCAACCGCATCATCTCCTCGGACCACGCGCTCACGCTCGACCGCGTCCCGAAGTCCGCGATCATCCTGGGCGGCGGCGTGATCGGCGTCGAGTTCGCCTCGGCGTGGAAGTCCTTCGGCACCGACGTCACCGTCGTCGAGGGCCTCAAGCACCTCGTCCCGGTCGAGGACGAGAACAGCTCCAAGCTGCTGGAGCGGGCCTTCCGCAAGCGGGGCATCAAGTTCAACCTCGGCACCTTCTTCGACAAGGCCGAGTACACCGCCGACGGCGTCAAGGTCACCCTCGCCGACGGCAAGACCTTCGAGGCCGAGGTGCTGCTGGTCGCCATCGGCCGCGGTCCGGTCTCCGCCGGTCTCGGCTACGAGGAGCAGGGCGTCGCGATGGACCGCGGCTACGTCCTGGTCGACGAGTACATGCAGACCAACGTGCCGACCATCTCGGCCGTCGGCGACCTCGTCCCCACCCTCCAGCTCGCCCACGTCGGCTTCGCCGAGGGCATGCTGGTGGCGGAGCGGCTGGCCGGCCAGAAGGTCGTCCCGATCGACTACGACGGCGTCCCGCGCGTCACGTACTGCCACCCCGAGGTCGCGTCGGTGGGCATCACCGAGGCCAAGGCCAAGGAGCTGTACGGCGCGGACAAGGTCGTGGCGCTGAAGTACAACCTTGCGGGCAACGGCAAGAGCAAGATCCTCAAGACCGCGGGCGAGATCAAGCTCGTCCAGGTCAAGGACGGTGCCGTGGTCGGCGTCCACATGGTCGGTGACCGTATGGGCGAGCAGGTCGGCGAGGCCCAGCTGGTCTACAACTGGGAGGCCCTGCCGGCCGAGGTTGCGCAGCTCATCCACGCGCACCCCACGCAGAACGAGGCGCTCGGCGAGGCCCACCTGGCCCTGGCCGGCAAGCCCCTCCACTCCCACGACTGA